The DNA region TCCTTGATTATGAAAGTAAAAtgcttaaaagaaaagaaagttgaTCACTGTACAACATTCATTGTACCtgaatgttgattttttttttcttttcttctatgATTTATTTCAGTACTCTTAGATGCACAAGTTTCAGATGGTGTGCATTCTAAAAAGTGAAAGATTTAGTGGATAACTTCAATGTTTAACCAAGTTTAAAACACCTTAAGTCTTTCACTGGGTACTTAATGTACTTCGTAAGTATTTGTTTCTGACattcaaaaatgttttcaaaagtCAGGATATGTTGAAACACAAACCCAATCTAAGTGTGTATCCTCATTACGTGACTTTTTATGTACCATCTTACCTTTGTAGAAGGTACTTCAAATTGCAGTTATGCCTAATGGCCTGCCCTTAGGCATTGcctacaaaaatatttcagatggTGCTGTAGTTGGCAGGTTTGCAGCTGGCAGGGGAAAAACAACATGCTTAGTGTGATTAGCATCTTGATTTGTTTTTTGACATGGATGAGGATgtcaaaatgctgctttttctttgggTAGTGCAGCAGCAGGCAGTGGTTGACctgtgcaggagctgtgtgGTCTTTGTCCTTGCTGCGGAGAATGTGGATGTGCTCTTCGTAGGTAGTCAGACTCTGTGTGTCAACCCTCTGATGAGAAAGTGTGGGTCTCTAAAGCCCTGACAGCCAGACTGCATGTTCACCTTGGCTGCTTGGCCGCTGCTTTCTGATCTTAAATGGGTCAAGCTTGAAGGGATTAAAAAGTGGTATAAAGTAGTTCTTCATAAACTAGGAAGACCTACATTGAGAAAGAGACAAAGACAAAAGGGTGCGCTTGGCTGTGGTAATGAGTGATTGTTACTGTTGCAAGAAAAATGGGGTGAGAGGTAGAGAATTACATGGGGAGAAGCATATTACAGTAAAGAAAGATCTGGCAAATAATTAATGGCCAGCCTGCTCTTTGGAGTTGATCATGCTTGTGTTAGAGGGTGTCATGGCAGAAAGCCACAAAAAGCATGTCgtttttttgtaaataaatacagTGGCGACTAAAATTAGCAGTTAATGGTAATTATTTGACTGTAATGACAGCTTTTTTGGAATTTCAGAGTGTTACTTTTTGActctgtgttttaaaaacagGCAACATAGCAGAACTCTGTATTTCTCCCAGAAGTAAACTTACACTCTGTGTTGTATATAAATGTGTGTGAAATTGTAAACAGAACCAGTTTATTGATTTAGGCATGCTTTTTCAGCCAAGTTTCCTCTTCTGTATTGTACGTCTCGGCAAATTCCAGCTCTGTTACAGACACTCTCGATGCAGGAGTGGAATAGGATCTAGGAATACAACCTCTTTGTttatttcctcttgtttgtttttattgtaaATGACAGAATTAATTAATCTTAAGTTTGTGAATGATTGACAGTGAGAGACATGGCATTGGTTGGTTTCCCATTAAGATGAAAGCTAAAATTGTTCGGGACTTGTACTAGAGGAGTGGAATATGCATTTGTCAGTGGAGtgactgctgctcctggggcagggccagACTGCTAAATGATCTCTCCTGTACTGGCGGTCACTGTCTGCAAAGCAGTTATGTCTCAGTCTTCCTAGGAGACAGCCCGCCGGCAGGAGAGCTGTTCCTGAATCATGTAGAGTGGCAAGATGTGTGCTCCCTGGCTGGCATTAATGGAAAGGAATGTACAAGCTTGTCGCTATCTTTTATCACCTTTTGCCAGCTCTACATTGCCATTTTGTCTTGAGTTAAATCCCATCCTCACGTCACAGACTGTGTTCAGAAGAGTCATCTGAGAAGCCGTGGTGTGACTACACATTATAGCCAATGAGATACTGTTAGTTCAGTCTCCTTTGCAGGCCTAGCATTATATGAACTAAAAATACATGGATGTGATTACACCTCAACAAAACGTTATATTTTAAGCTATACTAAAGTTTTCAGCTATATTAAACTATCCTAGTTTGTCTGCACCTACCTGCAAACCTTTTTGCCTTAGCCCCTTATGCTCTTAATTATACAACAGCGCTAACATTATTTCAGATCTGTGTTTGAGACAAGTGAAATACACCACATGCCTGCTCTTACCAATCAGTCATAATATTTCTAGTTATGAGCTGGAGAGATGCTGGTTCCTTAAGTAATAAAAGCCTTTCATCATGGACAagaaaggattttatttttaaactctaCTTCctatattatttttcttaatagaATTGGCTTTGTTCAAGTTGTACTtgctaaataaataattcatggTCTATACTTAAcaggttttgtttccttctggTTTAGATTACATGAGgtagaaaattaaatttaaataatgtgTTACTCTTCtgattgttttttatttttctattgtgCATGTTTTTGtatattaaaatgtattatCCTAAAGGAAGCTGCTCAAGAAAAACTTTCAGGAATTCACAGAATAGTTGCCTGTTGCAGGCTATACAAGCTGCCTGAAGGCAGCTATCACAAGAAGTGACACAGTGGGTGGAACCAATAGCCCAGCTGTAGTGCATCTGCACCAATGCACACAAGATGGGTAAAAACCAGGAGGAGGCAGAAGCCACGGTGCTGTGGGAAAACCGTGACTATCACGGAAACGTGGTGGGGTGACGGTCTGGCTGGAGTGGTGCAATGGATGGCTATAAGCTCCTCAGAAGGGACACGCAAAGGAGAGGGGTGGGGTGACCCTCTACATTAGGGAGTATTTCAACTGTGTAGAGCTCAAAGATAGTGATGATAAGGCTGAGTGCCTGTGAGTGAGAACCAGAGATGTGGCCACCAAGGCAGTCATCCTGAGCGGTGTCTCTAATGGACCACCCTGCCAGGATGAAGAGGCAGATGAAGTATTCTGTAAGCAGCAGGGTGGTGTCTCATGATGGCTGGTGCCTGTTCTTGTTCAAGACTTTAACTTGCTGGATATCTGTGTTTCCAAAAGTGTTTTACTCCtttgttttgttgctctttGAAGAGCTAGGTGCTTTAGAGAGTTATCTTTGAGGTCCTGAAAATTGatttctgcttctgctgcctAATAGTGTTTTCAGCTTTATACAATATCTAACCATAATAAGTCTCCTTTCAGTTCTTTGGCTTTGTGATTCTTAAAACCGTAGGAGATTCTAGACTTTCTGGCTTTATGTTGTGATTTGAGGAGCATATTTTCAGTTCCTCTAAACCAGTATTGTTTGAGAATTGGCAAAATATCTGAGTGACCTtgaaaaattctgtatttttaagtCATTTTTAGCTAGAACCTTTCCtggaaattctttttttctaccTTTGTTTGCCATAGCAACAAACTATATGTGGTTTAATGGACACCATCCATTTTGTAAAATATTCTGGTTCTCTGGCCTTGTATAGTTGCTTCCACTgtctttgtgtttatttttgttacaTATTTATTGATTGTAGCTTACTAAATTGTTTTAACAGTGAAATCCGTTGTAAAGAGTAGGAGAAAAGTGCCTGTGGCTAGATGGGACTGGTTGTCTTTGATACTGgctaattttgtttgtttgtggtgtGTTTCGATTTTTTATTCTAACCCTATGTAGATACTACTAATGAGTGGAAACTTTTGTATCCTCCTGCCACATGCATAAGATCAAACACCATAAAATTCTGTAAGAAGTAGGACATAACAGGAGCAGATTTATAGAACATAACGGTTAACCCTGATGTCTGCAGTATTACGTAAATACACAATCTAGTCCCATGGCCTGAATGGTAACTTCTGGTttaaatgcagtatttttatGCCTGGATCACACTTTTTAACGTCTAGGTTCATCTGAAAGAATTAAGTTTCCTTCCTGTGCTGTAGAGTGTGAGTTACAGAAGACTGCCATGAAAAGCAGTCTTCTTGTCCACGCTAAAACATGAACACTGACACATGTGGATTTGTCACAATTTAACCACGGAGCCATGGCTTTTTTGATGTAAATTGAAATTTCTCCTGATTTTAAGTACTGAAAGTCTGCAGTGTGTATGGCTGTGTCAGCCAAGATGGTGACCACTGTATACAAATAAGGTTTACAATATAAAATTCCAAGTAATTCCAAGCCCCTAAGTAGCTCTAGCTTCAAATGGCTCTaccttaaagggaaaaaaataacacacATTAATTGCTTGTTTGTAATAGGTAAGATTTTTTTAGCCACTAATGGTGTTTGACAAATTTGCTTAGAAGTAGTAGTTTTGAAATTGTGACGGGTTGGCTTAAGTAAACTTTCTGGTCTAACATATGAGCTGTGTGCAATAAGGTGGCACTAAATTTTTTTACTGAGCTCGCTATGGAATTGTCTCTAGCAACTTCATGCAGTTAATTGCAGAATTGTTAATTACTAGAGCTAAAAGAATGAAGAGCAAAACTGTTATACTGAAAGTGTATTTGGATCTGTTTTTACACAAATATTTGGAAATGTTTTCTGCTGCTTGCAGGTGGCACTTCATATTTCGTTATGGATCGTTTTGAAGACATATCAGATGGTGAAGTGGATCATGCCTTCTTTGACAGTGACtttgaggaagagaaaaagaaagctgaagaaaatggTGAATATATAGCGAAAGGAAGTACAAAGGCAGCTATTGTAGACACTGATCTGATTTCTAATGCAAAGGATGAAAAATGTCGTGAGGAGAAAAGTGAAGAAAAGCAGATAGATTTGCAAAGGGATCAGTCTGTAGAAAACAGCACAGATCCTATTGAAGATGCTTCCTCTTTGACAGTTTCTCCAGTTGCAGAGAATGCAGGTCCATCTGGAGCAACACCTGCAGCAAGTAGAGGAACAGAGGAGATTGTTCCTGCTGGAATTCCTAAAATAGTtaaagaaggtgaagaagattACTATACAGATGAAGAAGATAGTAGTGATGATGGCAAAAAACAGGTTAGACCAAAGTCAGCTAAGCAACCAAACAACATAAAAAAGGCTAGCAAAAAATATACTATCAGCTCCTCCtcatcttcttcttcctcctcatcctcctcatcatcatcctcaAGCTCAGATACAGATGGTTCTGACACAGATTCTGATAGCTGTTTATCAGATTTATCTCATTCTTCCCCAAAAAGGAGTGCTTGTAGAAATGCTCTTCTGTCtccaaaacaaaaattcaaGTCAGCAATGAAATTAGCAGAAGGAAAACCAAAGCTTGGTGATGACTTGGAGGAGTCTGAAGACACAGTGACTGACGTAACACCTCTGTCAACTCCAGACATCAGTCCTATCCAGTCTTTTGAATTTGTAGCATCAAATGATAAGAAACTAAAAGTAAAGAGACAGGAAAATGTGAACCAAGAATTATATGGTAATTTGGAGAATTTAAGTACAAGACTAAATGTGCAAAACCTATAGGGCTGGGAAATTCAATCttatatctgtatttttttcattagatTCCGAGTTTGATCGCAGATATAGTCGAAAAGTATTGCATGATGCCATGGACCTGAATCAGCTTCTGAAAGGTGATTTTTTATAAACCTTTTTATATGTTTATAAAAATACAACATCTGCTACTTGTTGAGAACAGCTGTGTTCTAATACACAGAGAGAGTGGGGTTTTCATACGccatgtgtatttttaaaactggTTGCTGTTTAAATGGTGTTGTTCTAATTCTTTGAATTCTTCTCTATGTATTAGTACTGATTCTGCAGTAGAGAAAAGAAGCATCCATTGGTTTGCATATACCAAGAAGTAAGATACACAGATAGGGTGAATCTAAAAAATATTAGATACATTAATAAATTGGACAATAAAACTGCACATGCATTTTAAGGTGTACTGGACTATGGCACAATTTAATATCTAAATTAAAACATCAACCTTTCTGTTGAAAGGCTGGATTATCAACCTCCAAAACTGAAAGACAATGCAAAATTTCATTGCATTATAAAGGGTATTCATATACTTAAACTTCTAGTACCTTTTTGATAATTAAACAAaagtatttgaaattattttctgagctAGGTGTCTGCCTTCTAAAATACTATTGGTtgaataaagatattttaaaaataaaaatagcagatAATCTTTACTAAAACTCGAGTGGTTGCTTCTGGCTAATAGACTTTAAAAATCTGAATAATGAAGCCTAAGAAAATTTGCAGTCTCTTTCCCTGCATTCATTGCACACCTTCATTATATGGGGTGAGAATGCCCTGGATGATCTCATGAGCATGTTTTAAGGTCTACGTGGtgcttttgcatttgttttcatGGTCCACAGTTTTCAGTACTAAAATCTGTGGAATAAAAAAGGCTGGAGTCAAAAAATCTGCTGATCTCAAGTGAAAAAAGCCTCTTGCAGTTTAGGTCTGGTACATTCCAAGCCAGGTTTGCTGTGTTGAAGTAAGTCTGGCACAACTAAAACTGCATGTGTTGTGTTTCTTCACTTTGCACCTTGCCAGACTGAGCTTCTAGTGCATAAGGATTTAGAATGTATTGTACACATGGTTTAACTTGCCTGTAAGTAAAAACTGAGATTTTACTTGTGAGGAAGTTCTGATGTTAAGAAAAGCAACGCTAGCCATCAAGAAGGGTGGAGCTTTTTCTCATCCCTGACAGTCCTTGTGCTTCAGTCATTCTTTCATACTAGAAACAATTCCAACCAGTTGTCAAAACATGATGTCAGAAGAATTGTTGCTAGGCAATTGAAATTATGATGTCCTATGTCCTTATTTGTTCCCTGTTAGCAAGAAGCTATTTAATAACCAGTGATTACCAATGGATTCATCTCATCCCTAAAACAAATGGGTATTACTGCTCAGAAGTAGGTATTCTCAGAGATGAATCTCTGTTGGGGAGAAGAACTTTTTTCTCAAAACTGAAAACCAGTTctaaataacaataaaaaaggTAATGAGGAGTAGAATTCATATGGTCTAGCAGCTAATGTTCCTGATTAATGTGTATATTACTCCAAAGTGCCTGTCTAAATCGGCAAGCGCAACATAGCTTAATTAGTTTGGGAATTTTGAAGTTTAAATGGGGCAGAATTATTAATGGTGGAAAGTAACTAGTGGGAAAATAGGAGCTAGTCTTATTCTGAGTTATTgcttgcagattttttttgtacacattagggggaaaaaagtgcaaatAATTTTCCCCCACCCACCAGTCTCCATTAAATGTTCATCAGAACTGCATAGGCATAAACATTGCTTCAAATGAGAGCACAGGTCTCGGCTTGCAGAGtgcatgaaaaaatatttcaataatcatgatttgtttttaaagtatAATAGTCTTCCAGTACTTTATACTGAtgaagcatttttaaatttttttttttcaaatatgctTGTAATATAGCTGGACCTAAGCATTTACAACAGTTATAGACATCTAATTTCCCAAGGTCCCCAGACACTTGCAGAATTTGCATGTGATCTGTTACTATGTTGTTTCTATGGGGCACACAGTAATTAATTTTGTATGATTATTCACATTACTAGTGCATACATTTGGGAAGGCTGGAATCTcttgtattaaaaaaagaattgcaagaacaaaaaaaggaaagaaattggTTCAAACAAGTTTTGGACTAGCACAAGAGTCTGGTTATTAGAGGTAGCAAGGTGGTTTGTGTATCTTAAAGCAGAATTAATTTGATGCATTTAGAAACTTTACAGCTTCTAAAGCTATGCTTGTTCTTGATAAAAGCCAAATTTTCTTTTATGCATTTCTTAATAAGGTAAAATCTCACAAATAACATAGTTGTAGTTGGATGTCTCATAGTCTCCCTGTTCTGTATTACATTTGGATTGTTTTTAGATGGGTAGTGCTGATAGCAGGTTTGATTATCAATTTTCAGGTAGGAATAcagtttttctgttgtttcatGATGTTATATAGATCTTTGTATGTAATTGTTTTGCGATTCCATTATGTTTCCACTTTGCTATAAACATTAAAgatatttcagaaaattaattactgAAAGCAATATTCTAAACCCATACCAATAGAAAATGTTGGAGTTATTTCCTCTGCTGTACTCT from Anomalospiza imberbis isolate Cuckoo-Finch-1a 21T00152 chromosome 4, ASM3175350v1, whole genome shotgun sequence includes:
- the CFAP97 gene encoding cilia- and flagella-associated protein 97, whose protein sequence is MDRFEDISDGEVDHAFFDSDFEEEKKKAEENGEYIAKGSTKAAIVDTDLISNAKDEKCREEKSEEKQIDLQRDQSVENSTDPIEDASSLTVSPVAENAGPSGATPAASRGTEEIVPAGIPKIVKEGEEDYYTDEEDSSDDGKKQVRPKSAKQPNNIKKASKKYTISSSSSSSSSSSSSSSSSSSDTDGSDTDSDSCLSDLSHSSPKRSACRNALLSPKQKFKSAMKLAEGKPKLGDDLEESEDTVTDVTPLSTPDISPIQSFEFVASNDKKLKVKRQENVNQELYDSEFDRRYSRKVLHDAMDLNQLLKAFLQLDKKEQKLTIDQPSKGIRKNYSFTNEEVRQIDRENQRLLKELSRQSARPRRSSTLKVSVPPPRLYHSALNRQKEQQRIERENLAFLKRLEAVKPTAGMKRSEQLRDYHRQMSYLSSSPSLRRARSPFSQLSPPRGTSRSSTVQSALSHRNEKPMSDSASGAFQRPKSTNVCAAWL